Proteins encoded within one genomic window of Diceros bicornis minor isolate mBicDic1 chromosome X, mDicBic1.mat.cur, whole genome shotgun sequence:
- the CHST7 gene encoding carbohydrate sulfotransferase 7, with the protein MKGRRRRRREYCKFALLLVLYTLVLLLVPSVLDGGRDGDKGAGHCPGLQRSLGVWSLEAAAAGEREQGAEARLVAEGGAGQSPRSPGNLSGAVGEAVSREKQHIYVHATWRTGSSFVGELFNQHPDVFYLYEPMWHLWQALYPGDAESLQGALRDMLRSLFRCDFSVLRLYAPPGDPAARAPDAANLTTAVLFRWRTNKVICSPPLCPGAPRARAEVGLVEDAACERSCPPVALRALEAECRKYPVVVIKDVRLLDLGVLVPLLRDPGLNLKVVQLFRDPRAVHNSRLKSRQGLLRESIQVLRTRQRGDRFHRVLLAHGVGARAGGPSRALPAAPRADFFLTGALEVICEAWLRDLLFARGAPAWLRRRYLRLRYEDLVRQPRTQLRRLLRFAGLRALAALDAFALNMTRGAAYGADGPFHLSARDAREAVHAWRERLSREQVRQVEAACAPAMRLLSYPRSGEEGDAEPPMDEETPLETEGDGAT; encoded by the coding sequence TGGTGCTGCTGCTCGTCCCCTCCGTACTGGACGGCGGCCGCGATGGGGACAAGGGCGCCGGGCACTGCCCGGGCCTGCAGCGCAGCCTGGGAGTGTGGAGcctggaggcggcggcggcgggcgagCGCGAGCAGGGCGCGGAGGCACGGCTCGTCGCTGAGGGGGGCGCGGGCCAGTCCCCCAGGTCCCCGGGCAACCTCAGCGGTGCCGTCGGGGAGGCGGTGTCTCGCGAGAAGCAGCACATCTATGTGCATGCCACCTGGCGCACCGGCTCGTCGTTCGTGGGCGAGCTCTTTAACCAGCACCCGGACGTTTTCTACTTGTACGAACCCATGTGGCATCTATGGCAGGCGCTGTATCCGGGCGACGCCGAGAGCCTGCAGGGCGCGCTGCGCGACATGCTGCGCTCGCTCTTCCGCTGCGACTTCTCGGTGCTGAGGCTGTACGCGCCGCCTGGGGACCCCGCCGCGCGCGCCCCGGACGCAGCCAATCTCACCACGGCCGTCCTCTTTCGCTGGCGGACCAACAAGGTCATCTGCTCGCCACCGCTGTGCCCGGGCGCGCCCCGTGCCCGCGCTGAGGTAGGCCTCGTCGAGGACGCCGCCTGCGAGCGCAGCTGCCCACCCGTGGCTCTACGCGCCCTGGAGGCCGAGTGCCGCAAGTACCCGGTGGTGGTCATCAAGGACGTGCGCCTCCTTGACCTGGGCGTGCTGGTGCCCCTGCTGCGTGACCCCGGCCTCAACCTGAAGGTGGTGCAGCTTTTCCGCGACCCGCGGGCCGTGCACAACTCGCGCCTCAAGTCTAGGCAGGGGCTGCTGCGCGAGAGCATCCAGGTGCTGCGCACCCGCCAGAGGGGCGACCGCTTCCACCGCGTGCTGCTGGCGCACGGCGTGGGAGCTCGCGCCGGGGGCCCGTCCCGCGCGCTGCCCGCGGCGCCGCGCGCCGACTTCTTCCTGACCGGTGCGCTCGAGGTGATCTGCGAAGCCTGGCTGCGCGACCTGCTCTTCGCGCGCGGCGCGCCCGCCTGGCTGCGGCGCCGCTATCTGCGGCTGCGCTACGAGGACCTGGTGCGGCAGCCGCGCACCCAGTTGCGCCGCCTGCTGCGTTTCGCCGGGCTGCGCGCGCTCGCCGCGCTTGACGCCTTCGCGCTCAACATGACGCGCGGCGCGGCCTACGGCGCCGACGGGCCTTTCCACCTGTCAGCTCGTGATGCCCGCGAAGCCGTGCACGCCTGGCGCGAGCGCCTGAGCCGAGAGCAGGTGCGTCAGGTGGAGGCCGCCTGTGCCCCAGCCATGCGTCTCTTGTCCTACCCTCGCAGTGGAGAGGAGGGCGACGCCGAGCCGCCCATGGACGAGGAGACACCACTGGAGACGGAGGGCGACGGCGCCACGTAG